The Chitinophagales bacterium genomic sequence ACACATAGCTTATAGCAAAGACGTACTTGTAAAGAAAATGATGGGAACGGATATTTATCCCGACCTGCCTAAAACTACCGTACAGATATATACCGATCTGAACTACCGCCATTGGGACACATGGGAAGATGGCAAATTCTCACATGTATTTATTACATCAATAAAAGATGGAAGTACAAAAGACCTGTTAGAAGGTATGCCCTACGATTGCCCGCAAAAACCTTTCGGTGGAGCCGAGGATATAGTGTGGACGCCCGACAGCAAAGGTTTGCTGTACGTTACTAAAAAGAAGTTTGGTAAGGAATATGCCCAAAGTACCAATACGGACATTTACCATTATGTATTGGCTACAGGTAATACCATCAACTTATCAGCAGGCATGATGGGATTTGATACCAACCCATCTTTCAGCCCTGACGGGCAGAGGTTGGCCTGGACCAGCATGCGCCGCGATGGTTATGAAGCTGACAAGAATGACATAATAGTGATGGACTGGGGCGGTGACAGCTATAAAAGGAATATGACCGCTGCATGGGATGAAACGGTAAGTGGCTTTGCCTGGGACAACAGCAGCACACATATCTACTTAAATGCGCCGTCTAAGGGTACGGTACAGTTATTTGATATTGCTATTCCTCATAACCTGATGTCGAAAATGCTGCCGGTAGTAAGGCAGGTGACCAAAGGTACTTTTGATATGGGTACTCCTTCAGGACAACTTGCAGGTGGAGAACTGGTTGTAGACCGTAAGGATATGAATCACGCTTCTGAGATATATGCTGTAAATCCTAAAGATGGCAGTATGCGTGCATTAACGCATGAAAATGATGATCTGTATAGCAAGATAGGCATGAGCAAAACAGAGTTGCGCATGATAACTACAGGTAGTGGCGAGCAAATGGGTGTTTGGGTGATCTACCCGCCAGATTTCAACCCTATGAAGAAGTATCCTACACTGCTGTATTGCCAGGGCGGACCTCAGTCTGCACTCTCTCAATTCTACAGCTTCCGTTGGAACTTCCAGTTGATGGCTGCAAACGGATATATCATTGTTGCGC encodes the following:
- a CDS encoding S9 family peptidase translates to MKRILIPLLLLVSSGLSAQNVMTPELLWSLKRVGVQDISRDGRTVYYSARQYDWKTEKSTAVKYGLNAANGNREELVLDNKSVIQRDRNGWYAVEGNVLYLSKDKGKTWKGIYEGVEGLDNIKVSPDGTHIAYSKDVLVKKMMGTDIYPDLPKTTVQIYTDLNYRHWDTWEDGKFSHVFITSIKDGSTKDLLEGMPYDCPQKPFGGAEDIVWTPDSKGLLYVTKKKFGKEYAQSTNTDIYHYVLATGNTINLSAGMMGFDTNPSFSPDGQRLAWTSMRRDGYEADKNDIIVMDWGGDSYKRNMTAAWDETVSGFAWDNSSTHIYLNAPSKGTVQLFDIAIPHNLMSKMLPVVRQVTKGTFDMGTPSGQLAGGELVVDRKDMNHASEIYAVNPKDGSMRALTHENDDLYSKIGMSKTELRMITTGSGEQMGVWVIYPPDFNPMKKYPTLLYCQGGPQSALSQFYSFRWNFQLMAANGYIIVAPNRHGMPGWGTQWNESISKDWGGKPMQDYLAAIDDIAKEPYVDNDRLGCIGASYGGYSVFMLAGIHNNRFKTFIAHDGLFDMKSWYGTTEELWFANFDLGGAPWDKPTPAAYEKYDPSKLVAKWNTPIMIIQGGIDFRVGIEQGLEAFQAAQLRGIKSKLLYFPNENHWVLHAQNGLAWHREFFKWLDETLK